Proteins encoded by one window of Branchiostoma floridae strain S238N-H82 chromosome 6, Bfl_VNyyK, whole genome shotgun sequence:
- the LOC118417063 gene encoding uncharacterized protein LOC118417063, whose product MIADRDVDRLLAGVFSPTKLKITSSSTVEFHAPEDHGNRENLWGTLLWEFEVLQTSRADARQHPLTGGIPSDLPCQRDLYPVDPTLPDADKCNCQRHTNQLHILVNMVAGHQDPIADTLAGLDLSDEDAAEGDEGSHSEDEPEDNSDTDAQTQTNDDLASGQIFPVVGSSWQACYQESLDKCSALRRDGHEVNVRATFEPSNLKDKNALKFEVFVDSVWSIIGYCPVRTIPKLTRAINKGEVMSIVMDRLKLEYCIPAKKRLYRAYLKIVKKGTWERDNLSFKYNDVIAP is encoded by the exons ATGATTGCCGACCGGGACGTCGATCGTCTACTCGCCGGTGTGTTTTCGCCGACGAAACTCAAGATAACATCGAGTTCTACAGTTGAA TTCCATGCTCCTGAAGATCATGGTAACAGGGAAAACCTGTGGGGAACACTTCTTTGGGAGTTTGAAGTTTTACAGACAAGCAGGGCAGATGCAAGACAACATCCATTGACAGGTGGCATACCATCAGACTTGCCATGTCAGAGGGACCTGTATCCTGTTGACCCAACCTTACCTGATGCTGACAAATGCAACTGTCAGAGACATACAAACCAATTGCACATTCTTGTAAACATGGTGGCTGGTCATCAAGATCCAATTGCTGACACTTTGGCTGGATTGGATTTGTCTGATGAGGATGCTGCTGAGGGGGATGAAGGTAGCCATTCCGAAGACGAGCCTGAAGACAACTCAGACACTGatgcacaaacacagacaaatgACGATTTGGCAAGTGGCCAGATATTCCCTGTTGTGGGGTCAAGCTGGCAAGCTTGCTACCAGGAGTCCCTGGACAAATGTAGTGCCCTGAGGCGTGATGGACATGAAGTAAACGTGCGAGCCACCTTCGAACCATCAAATCTGAAGGACAAAAATGCACTTAAATTTGAAGTGTTTGTGGACAGCGTATGGAGTATCATAGGTTATTGTCCAGTTCGCACGATTCCAAAACTAACTCGGGCAATAAACAAAGGGGAAGTTATGTCAATTGTCATGGACAGGCTAAAGCTGGAATACTGTATTCCTGCTAAAAAGAGATTGTATCGGGCATATCTTAAGATTGTTAAGAAAGGGACGTGGGAAAGAGACAACCTCAGTTTTAAGTACAATGATGTGATTGCACCTTGA